A stretch of DNA from Malus sylvestris chromosome 9, drMalSylv7.2, whole genome shotgun sequence:
CGAAACTGTGACCTCCAGAGTCGGCTTTTTCTCGACGGTTTGACTCTTATCCTCCCAAATGAGGCCGGAGGAGCCCTGCCTTCGAAATGACATCGACGATCTCCGCAACGCCGTCATTGATCGATACTTTCGGTGTCTTCCCTTCCTCGGTCGCTGTCTTCGTGTTCCCTTGTTTCATCCGTCTTGTTTGGTCTCTTCCTTTGCTCGGAGGATGATATTAATAGGCTttccttttttaacaaacaaaacaGCTTCTTGTTTTGAGTTTGTGGCCACTTACTCATAATTATAGCCACAATTTTATTCTAGATGCAATTCATTACTATGCCCTTTACCATCATCTTTCTTTAGTTTTGGTAACTTGTGAGTCCATGTTATAATATGAGTGGACAACGACTTTATGTCTTAGGTTATAATATTAACAATAATCCACCCATATTAAAATTAAGTTAAAATTACGTGATGTTATTCTAGTATTATGTGATAATATCTCTCGTTCAGCGTCTTGGTGGAGTCTGATTTCGCAATTGCTCTCTAGTTGATATCACATGGTGCAATTGATAATATCCTATTGATGAATTGATTCAAGCTTGTCGTGCGATGTTACTGCGTGACCGGAAATGTAATAAGCGACATATCAATCGTGAGATGAATTTTGTTGATGATCAGTTGGCCAATGTGAGCCTCGCTCATCCTTTGGGTCCGGTCTATTTTGAGCAAGCTTTATCTTCTGTAAGCAGTTattattgtttgatatttttgagATATCTCGATCTCGCGACATTATTTTGTAATTTCTCTTTTGTCGGGGCTATTAGCTCCTTTgtgtaaccaaaaaaaaatctccCTCAACCTTAAATAATTTGATACTGATTATTGTGGTCTCATCCTTGGTGGTAGGTGAAAGCAGACGCAGAAGTTAATGAAGGGTATAAACCGTAAAGGATTAATTGGACATGAAAATTAAAGCTTTCATTATGTAGTTAACGTAACATATTAAAGCTAAGACAATAAATTAACTACATTAATGCAGATGTGAGTTATTGTCAGTATAATGGTAGTATGCTCGTCTGTTGCATCCAAGTTTGAATCCTCTTTTTCTAAATTATAATAGTTTATAGGATATCATCATATCAAAAAATagttttaactaattaataatcGAAAGAAGCATCCAAAAGTTGAGGAAAAGCTGCCTGCATCTCACTGTCTTGACCCAAGATAGTCTCCACAAACGAACACATGGAAGTCGAAGAAGCTTGGTGATCAGGCCAGTCATAGCTCCTTTGACCTACAAAATCACATCCCTCAATTGCATCGGAGCTGCCTTGCACTCCAAATGTAGGGTTTTCTGAAGAAGACATCAAATCTTGTTCTTGCTTCAAATGATCAGCTGATGTAAAAGGATCGCACAGAAGATACTCCCTCCAATTGAACGAAGAAGAGGACGGCGTAATCTGAGCCTCTTGTGACTCCCGGCACGCGTTAGTTGGTTGCGAAAATCCTTGTCCATTAATATTAGGGTTCATGGTCACATTGGTGTATGGAATTCCTGTGATGCAGGAAGAGTTTAATTCGGGTGCGAATGCACTTTTCGATTGCTTGAAAAGGGACGAGAACGGATGATTCCCGGCAGTGCTTGGGAGGCCGCTGATGTTTCCGTAGTCGGAGAGGATCTGAGAGTAGGGTTTGTGGGTGACAGGGTCAATTCCCATCTTGGAAAGCTTCTTTTTGAGCTTGGTGTTCCAGTAGTTTTTGACATCATTGTCCGTTCTTCCTGGTAGTCGTTTTGCAATGCGAGACCACCTGCACTACATAagcatggagagagagagagagagagagagagagagagttattgTACATGCACTTCTAACAGAATTAATACAGGCTGTTAAACAGTtagttatatatacatatatagggTGAAAATTCGAAAACATACGCTTTTACACACCTTTTTTTAGGGTCATTATGTAATGCATTTTAACAATCCAAACCGTCTATCTTTTAGGTTTCTCTCAAAGATCATGTCTACCATAAATcatccaaattcaaaatcacaTGACTATTGGATTAAATTTAGTGATATAAAATCGTATTTgtctattttcttcactacaaatgaatatCTTAATAGTTCTGGATTcatctaattttttgttttgatacaatcataCAAGTGATGGTGAGACGGGGCAGTGCACCTAGGAATTCGAGTGCATAGAGAATAATGATCATAAACACTTGAGCTACAAGTCCCTTACTCCTAAAAGagttcattaaaaccaaaatatcACACCAACCAAGTTAGGGGAAAATACCGCTTGACTCCTTACCTAATTACAAATCACAATATGACGTCTAGCTACAAATCACAGTATGACGTTTACAATATTATTAACTCATTAGAAACACAGAATTTCTTTTACATgtacatttaaaattttaatttgttgtttttattGGGAAATTCCCTAATTTTCTAGATATATTATTTACTTCTTCTCATGGTAATCTGGGTTAATTTCTTGGTTTTTATATACTTAAAGATATAATCTTGGTTATTTATGTTATATTTTACCAGTTACGTTCACATGAAAGgagaaaagtaaaagaaaaactaCTCCACCTGCTTCCTATGGCCTTGTGCAGGTCAATGATATGCTCTTCCTCTTGAGGAGTGAAGTTGTCATGCTTGAGGTCAGGCCTCAGGTAATTAGTCCACCTAAGCCTGCAACTCTTCCCACATCTGTTGAGTCCTGCAGATAAACTCATCATGCAAACACGTAAATTTTAAACATCGGACGAACTaacgaaatagttatcaaacagACGCTTAGATAAACAGTTAACGAAGTTAACCATAAAAATCGAACCTGCTTTTTTAGGAACCAACGTCCAATTTCCGACTCCATGTTTCGATACATAGGCAAGAATTTTTGCATCCTCGGCTGCAGTCCAGAGGCCTCGCTTCACGTTCGATTTATCGCAGCAAGGCGGCCTTCccattgagagagagagagagagagagagagagagagagagagtaattaTGTAATGGTGATGCAAAGTTCCAAGCTTTGCAAGAGCAATTtaaaaagaggaaagaaattGGCAAAGAGAAGAAGGCAAGGAATGCATGCTAATAGGCTCTCAATTAACCAGACTTGCATGAACATTTTCATCTCTTataagagaaatttttcagtatgcTAAGAACACGGTCTAGTACACAAAATGTGATATTACAATTGGTTGAtttctttattttaagtttccaaccaattatattattacacttgGTGTACCGAACAATGTTTCCGGcatattaaaaaatctctcctcttAGAAAACGGTTTAACATGACATCACAAACCAACCTATGCGCCCTCTCTCTCACCCAGCTGTTCCAAATTGGATGAATTATTTGGTTAAGGCACAAGCAGAATTAAACAGTTGGACATAAGCTTTTACAGGTCGTGAATGTTCACAAACTTGGAACCGGACATGCATTAGGTTGACAATTTCAAATACGTACGTAGATAAAACTAGTTCCCTTTCATTTTGGCCCTAACTTTTCCAAGGGAATGTCCCCGCTTCCGCATTCATTGCAAGATTCAGTGAAGTTCACAGACAGAAGAAGAGATCGTAAATCGTCAAGGTAAAGAGCTCGTGATGCTTCAACGGATAAGGGATAACCGTTAAGACTCCCAAAATGTCCTTaacgttaaaaatgaacagtaccatgagtATTTCGTTAAGACtcccaaattaaaattttcatttttgtaataGTAAACTGCGCAACAAATGAATAATGTTCTAAAGTTTCCATCTGGGGCACAGCAGCTCCGAACATATATCTCACTATGGCAGAGCTCAATGTTATGTACACCTAAGCATTTAACCGCGCTCTGTAAATATTGACCTCCCTTAGGACGAACACGCATCGCAACTCTTCCTGCAATATCCAGGAAGGCCCTGTGTGCCTATCATATAAGTCGGGTTCTTTTGACATTCACCGGCTTTAGCCCAAAGGGGGCAGTTATCATTCTCGTCTGAACAACCCTTGCCAGTTGCAGACTTTAATAGCGACTTCTCGAAGGATCTCACATGAATCCACTTGGTTGCAGACCATTTCTCGCCCTCAATGACAGGGCAACTCCCGTGCAAGCTGCTTGGATCGGTGGTTCCATTGGGATGGAGACTGAAGAACATCAGGGCATCACCCTTGTACGGTTTCACTGTAGGGATACATAGACATAGTAAATAAGTGACTACAACACATATAAAACAGTATAACAGCAAATATGTTTTGTATGCATTTCAAACTATAATTCACTACCCCCTTCCGCACTTTACACAGAACATGAATTTCAAACCATATCATAATGTGATACCTGAATAGCCGTCTTTAGCACAATCAGAAGCGTCGTCATCCTTAATTTGAGACAGTTTTCCCTGTCAACGCATAAGAAGATGAATGAAATTCAAGAGgtaaggaaggagaaagaaaaggagGGCAAACGAATTCAGTCTTGCAAGTAATCCATTACCTCCGAATTGGGAAAGACTGTTTCCCCACCCTTTTCAACATTAGAGAGATACATTAATACAGTGGCGATACGGTGGCCACCCAATTGTTGGTTAGCCTTGTCatgaaaataatcaaaatgCGGTTCGTACTTTTGACCGTGTTCATAGTGCAGTATCTGAATGGACTCCCCATTTTCTGattagaaaaagaaaggaagttCAACAAAGATGAAATAAGGCACTTTCTTAAGAGTCCAATAAACTGTAAATCA
This window harbors:
- the LOC126583638 gene encoding transcription factor MYB35-like; this translates as MGRPPCCDKSNVKRGLWTAAEDAKILAYVSKHGVGNWTLVPKKAGLNRCGKSCRLRWTNYLRPDLKHDNFTPQEEEHIIDLHKAIGSRWSRIAKRLPGRTDNDVKNYWNTKLKKKLSKMGIDPVTHKPYSQILSDYGNISGLPSTAGNHPFSSLFKQSKSAFAPELNSSCITGIPYTNVTMNPNINGQGFSQPTNACRESQEAQITPSSSSFNWREYLLCDPFTSADHLKQEQDLMSSSENPTFGVQGSSDAIEGCDFVGQRSYDWPDHQASSTSMCSFVETILGQDSEMQAAFPQLLDASFDY
- the LOC126583637 gene encoding probable prolyl 4-hydroxylase 7 codes for the protein MDLGYFLALSLCFLCISPHLAHSLVPGSLDEKKAEGSVIRFRRGASSATFDPTRVSQLTWRPRAFLFKGFLSEEECDHLIEIAKNKLEKSMVADNESGKSIESEVRTSSGMFLLKAQDEVVANIEARIAAWTFLPIENGESIQILHYEHGQKYEPHFDYFHDKANQQLGGHRIATVLMYLSNVEKGGETVFPNSEGKLSQIKDDDASDCAKDGYSVKPYKGDALMFFSLHPNGTTDPSSLHGSCPVIEGEKWSATKWIHVRSFEKSLLKSATGKGCSDENDNCPLWAKAGECQKNPTYMIGTQGLPGYCRKSCDACSS